In a single window of the Manis javanica isolate MJ-LG chromosome 16, MJ_LKY, whole genome shotgun sequence genome:
- the LOC108391351 gene encoding patr class I histocompatibility antigen, A-126 alpha chain-like isoform X2: MAPRALLLLLSGALALTQTRAGSHSLRYFHTAVSRPGRGEPLYISVGYVDDTPFVRFDSDAASPRMEPRVPWMQQEGPEYWDRETRTVKSSEQTSRVDLNTARGYYNQSEAGSHTVQWMSGCDMGPDGRLLRGYEQVAYDGADYIALNEDLRSWTAADTAAQITRRKWEAAGEAEHVRNYAEGRCLEGLRRYLEIGKETLQRAEPPKRHVTHHRFSDREVTLRCWALGFYPAEITLTWLRDGDDLTQDTELVETRPSGDGTFQKWAAVVVPSGEEQRYTCHVQHEGLLKPITLQWEPPQPTIPLVGLIAGLVLFGVTGAAVAGAVMWRKKRSGGKGGSYAQAASDSDQGSDVSLTAAKV; this comes from the exons ATGGCGCCCCGAgccctcctcctgctgctgtcGGGGGCCCTGGCCCTGACCCAGACCCGGGCGG GCTCCCACTCCCTGAGGTATTTCCACACCGCCGTGTCCCGGCCCGGCCGCGGGGAGCCCCTCTACATCTCCGTGGGCTACGTGGACGACACGCCGTTCGTGCGGTTCGACAGCGACGCCGCGAGTCCGAGGATGGAGCCCCGGGTGCCGTGGATGCAGCAGGAGGGGCCGGAGTACTGGGACCGGGAGACGCGGACCGTCAAGAGCAGCGAACAGACTTCCCGAGTGGACCTGAACACCGCCCGCGGCTACTACAACCAGAGCGAGGCCG GGTCTCACACCGTCCAGTGGATGTCCGGCTGCGACATGGGGCCGGACGGGCGCCTCCTCCGCGGGTACGAACAGGTCGCCTACGACGGCGCCGATTACATCGCCCTGAACGAGGACCTGCGCTCCTGGACCGCGGCGGACACGGCGGCGCAGATCACCCGGCGCAAGTGGGAGGCTGCCGGTGAGGCGGAGCACGTCAGGAACTACGcggagggcaggtgcctggagGGGCTGCGCAGGTACCTGGAGATCGGGAAGGAGACGCTGCAGCGCGCAG AACCCCCAAAAAGACATGTGACCCACCACCGCTTCTCTGACCGTGAGGTCACCCTgaggtgctgggccctgggcttcTACCCTGCGGAGATCACCCTGACCTGGCTGCGTGATGGGGACGACCTGACCCAGGACACAGAGCTTGTGGAGACCAGGCCTTCAGGGGACGGAACCTTCCAGAAGTGGGCAGCTGTGGTGGTGCCTTCTGGGGAGGAGCAGAGATACACATGCCATGTGCAGCATGAGGGGCTGCTCAAGCCCATCACTCTGCAGTGGG agcCACCTCAGCCCACCATCCCCCTCGTGGGCCTCATTGCCGGCCTGGTCCTCTTCGGGGTCACTGGAGCTGCGGTGGCTGGAGCTGTGATGTGGAGGAAGAAGCGCTCAG gaggaaaaggagggagcTATGCTCAGGCTGCAAGT GACAGTGACCAGGGCTCTGATGTGTCTCTCACGGCTGCTAAAG tgtGA
- the LOC108391351 gene encoding patr class I histocompatibility antigen, A-126 alpha chain-like isoform X1 produces MAPRALLLLLSGALALTQTRAGSHSLRYFHTAVSRPGRGEPLYISVGYVDDTPFVRFDSDAASPRMEPRVPWMQQEGPEYWDRETRTVKSSEQTSRVDLNTARGYYNQSEAGSHTVQWMSGCDMGPDGRLLRGYEQVAYDGADYIALNEDLRSWTAADTAAQITRRKWEAAGEAEHVRNYAEGRCLEGLRRYLEIGKETLQRAEPPKRHVTHHRFSDREVTLRCWALGFYPAEITLTWLRDGDDLTQDTELVETRPSGDGTFQKWAAVVVPSGEEQRYTCHVQHEGLLKPITLQWEPPQPTIPLVGLIAGLVLFGVTGAAVAGAVMWRKKRSGGKGGSYAQAASGDSDQGSDVSLTAAKV; encoded by the exons ATGGCGCCCCGAgccctcctcctgctgctgtcGGGGGCCCTGGCCCTGACCCAGACCCGGGCGG GCTCCCACTCCCTGAGGTATTTCCACACCGCCGTGTCCCGGCCCGGCCGCGGGGAGCCCCTCTACATCTCCGTGGGCTACGTGGACGACACGCCGTTCGTGCGGTTCGACAGCGACGCCGCGAGTCCGAGGATGGAGCCCCGGGTGCCGTGGATGCAGCAGGAGGGGCCGGAGTACTGGGACCGGGAGACGCGGACCGTCAAGAGCAGCGAACAGACTTCCCGAGTGGACCTGAACACCGCCCGCGGCTACTACAACCAGAGCGAGGCCG GGTCTCACACCGTCCAGTGGATGTCCGGCTGCGACATGGGGCCGGACGGGCGCCTCCTCCGCGGGTACGAACAGGTCGCCTACGACGGCGCCGATTACATCGCCCTGAACGAGGACCTGCGCTCCTGGACCGCGGCGGACACGGCGGCGCAGATCACCCGGCGCAAGTGGGAGGCTGCCGGTGAGGCGGAGCACGTCAGGAACTACGcggagggcaggtgcctggagGGGCTGCGCAGGTACCTGGAGATCGGGAAGGAGACGCTGCAGCGCGCAG AACCCCCAAAAAGACATGTGACCCACCACCGCTTCTCTGACCGTGAGGTCACCCTgaggtgctgggccctgggcttcTACCCTGCGGAGATCACCCTGACCTGGCTGCGTGATGGGGACGACCTGACCCAGGACACAGAGCTTGTGGAGACCAGGCCTTCAGGGGACGGAACCTTCCAGAAGTGGGCAGCTGTGGTGGTGCCTTCTGGGGAGGAGCAGAGATACACATGCCATGTGCAGCATGAGGGGCTGCTCAAGCCCATCACTCTGCAGTGGG agcCACCTCAGCCCACCATCCCCCTCGTGGGCCTCATTGCCGGCCTGGTCCTCTTCGGGGTCACTGGAGCTGCGGTGGCTGGAGCTGTGATGTGGAGGAAGAAGCGCTCAG gaggaaaaggagggagcTATGCTCAGGCTGCAA GTGGTGACAGTGACCAGGGCTCTGATGTGTCTCTCACGGCTGCTAAAG tgtGA